The following are from one region of the Gammaproteobacteria bacterium genome:
- a CDS encoding substrate-binding domain-containing protein — MSEAPLELVSSMATRGVLKELASRYEAATGRSVTPEAAGGVEVAKRVRAGEKFDVVVLASDVVDELIAEGRLAGPRADIVRSPIAVAVRAGAPRPDIGSEAAVKQAVSAARSLSYSTGPSGRYLERMFERWGLLDEIRPRIVVPRPGVPVASLVADGTAEIGFQQLSELVGHPGVDVLGTLPAEIQSVTIFSGAVTAGCARPEAARDLLEFLRSPSTAETKQRYGMEPAG, encoded by the coding sequence GTGAGCGAAGCCCCGCTCGAGCTGGTTTCCTCGATGGCGACGCGTGGCGTGCTGAAGGAGCTCGCGTCTCGCTACGAGGCCGCGACCGGTCGGAGCGTCACGCCCGAAGCGGCGGGCGGCGTCGAGGTCGCGAAACGCGTGCGCGCGGGCGAAAAGTTCGACGTCGTCGTGCTCGCGAGCGACGTCGTCGACGAGCTGATCGCGGAGGGCCGGCTCGCCGGCCCTCGGGCCGACATCGTGAGATCGCCGATCGCGGTCGCCGTGCGCGCGGGCGCACCGCGTCCGGACATCGGCTCGGAAGCGGCCGTGAAGCAGGCGGTGTCGGCGGCGCGGTCGCTGAGCTACTCCACCGGGCCGAGCGGCAGGTACCTCGAGAGAATGTTCGAGCGCTGGGGCCTCCTCGACGAGATCCGCCCGCGCATCGTCGTCCCGCGGCCGGGTGTGCCCGTCGCGTCCCTGGTCGCCGACGGCACTGCCGAGATCGGCTTTCAGCAGCTGAGCGAGCTCGTCGGCCATCCGGGCGTCGACGTGCTCGGCACGTTGCCGGCGGAGATACAGAGCGTCACGATCTTCTCCGGCGCCGTCACGGCCGGTTGCGCCCGCCCCGAAGCCGCTCGGGATCTCCTCGAATTCCTCCGCTCGCCGTCGACCGCCGAAACCAAGCAGCGCTACGGCATGGAACCGGCGGGCTGA
- a CDS encoding YkvA family protein, producing the protein MPLKLTLTIGDNDIEHYRRVMDETWQRNAGREEREILDEARRLLEECRKADGPDYVKMRLDDLGTLISMLEDEEWSLDPKYRARVIAALTYFADPKDMIPDSVPGLGFLDDALMAELVIRELTHELDAYRDFCAYRQKQEALRGKDAHVKREEWLAAKRRQLFLRIERRQRERRRHGSREGPTDPILRYQY; encoded by the coding sequence GTGCCGCTCAAACTCACGCTCACGATCGGCGATAACGACATCGAACATTACCGCCGTGTCATGGACGAGACTTGGCAACGGAACGCCGGCCGGGAAGAACGGGAAATTCTGGACGAGGCCCGGCGGCTGCTGGAGGAATGCCGCAAAGCAGACGGCCCGGACTACGTCAAGATGCGCCTCGACGACCTGGGCACGCTGATCTCGATGCTCGAGGACGAAGAATGGTCACTGGACCCGAAGTATCGGGCCCGCGTCATCGCCGCCTTGACCTACTTCGCCGATCCGAAGGACATGATCCCGGACTCGGTTCCCGGACTCGGGTTCCTCGACGATGCGCTCATGGCGGAGCTCGTGATTCGGGAGCTCACTCACGAGCTCGACGCGTACAGGGACTTTTGCGCCTACCGCCAAAAGCAGGAGGCGCTGCGCGGCAAGGACGCCCATGTGAAACGCGAGGAGTGGCTCGCGGCGAAGCGGCGGCAATTGTTCCTGCGCATCGAGCGCCGGCAGCGCGAAAGGCGGCGACACGGTTCGAGAGAAGGACCGACGGATCCGATCCTGCGCTATCAGTACTAG